The Corvus moneduloides isolate bCorMon1 chromosome 4, bCorMon1.pri, whole genome shotgun sequence genomic interval cTCAAAAATACCACGAAATTAAGAAAGTATTtaactaaaaaaacaaaaccagaccaTATAAACTTACCATATGGATTTGCATTGATATTAGTCCCAATAAGCTCCAATGTTTGTTCCAGGATTTCTGATAATGGCACGGGACTGATTTCCAGAAGCCCCGGGTCAGCATGGTGTTTCAATACCAGCGCTATTCCAGCCTCATAATTTACAACAGATGAGTGCCAGCAGTACTGCTTACTGTGTTTCTCCACAGGCACCCAACCTATgagaaaacactgcattttaCCAAAGTAAATAACTGAAGTTATTAAATGCATGCATTAGAAAAACCTACAGTTAAGTACAAACAGAAAGAGTAAAAACTGTTGTATCTCATAAGAATTCAAACGTGACAATTATGCCTTCAGCTGAAGGCCTGTAAGTTTGTACAGAAAACTGCAATTATTTCCATGTGTCAGAAGAACAAAGCCTTTCTTGACAGTGAATGAATGacattccaattttttttttttctgaatacgttaattactatttttaacTCTGGAACTAATTCTGATTCACTTCAGAAATTCACACACACCTTTCCCCAGTTTTACCTGTGCTGCATCATAGGTACCTGGCATATGTCCATTTTCATCAGGCAAAGGATTGCCATTAGAGAACTCTATGTCCTTTGCTGGAATCCAGGTATCTGGAACAGGCTTGAAATCCTCTTCAATATTCCAAACAAATTCTAGACATATAAATGCAACACTGAGTTTTTGGCAAACTGTTAACCAACTTTGCTTTAGTTGTCTTTCAATGCAATCATCAAAATACCATTGATCTAAACCTTGTTTTACAGACAGTAGTCCCAGTTACTTTGTACAAACACCAGCATTTGTCACACTTGAGTGGTCTACAATTAAGATAGTTTAAAGATGCATTTAGGCTTTAAGAAGTTTAAAGGTTCaaaatttaagattaaaaaaatagctaCCTAGTCCAGTTTAAAGCTCTTCAATGTAAAGAGTGATGTTAAAAAAACTGGAGCAGGATCAGATATTTCCCATGTTAGCTTGGTCATTTTTCCAACTGGATAACTTGCATTgtcaaaaagaaggaaagaaatcttCACCAACCTTTGCAATCTTCCAATGAATACAAGAATCGTTTAAACCTTTTTTCACCTTGTTTGGTGGGTTTTCGATCCAACCTGGCCCATAGGTAGGGCTGTCCTAGGAGTTTCCAGAGATAAAAGCATCATTTTACTGAGGTAACCATACCCAGCACAGTACTAAAATCAACTACATAACAGGCAAGATAGGAATTCTCATTTGCCACTAGAGAAATTTTATAAGCAAAGCCACCCacaatttaaattcaaattacaCTATATGAATTTCCGAATCTATTTTAGATTCTATAGACAGTCTTGCCTAGTGTAATACATTCCTTACAATTTCAGGTGAAGGCATGAACCCCAGTGAGTCAATGAACCACAGTCTTCTCATTTCCTCCCAACCTCTGTACTTGTATTGATCTTCCCCAAGGAAATTAGACACTCTATTACACATGACCCAATTTGCAAGGAAGACTTACTAATAGGAAGTTTAAAAACTGGAATAGTTCCTAGATGTTCATATTCACTTAAATCACACTTCATGTATTTCAGAGAGTAAATTCTAGAAGAACTTT includes:
- the C4H12orf29 gene encoding uncharacterized protein C12orf29 homolog isoform X8 gives rise to the protein MKCDLSEYEHLGTIPVFKLPIRQPYLWARLDRKPTKQGEKRFKRFLYSLEDCKEFVWNIEEDFKPVPDTWIPAKDIEFSNGNPLPDENGHMPGTYDAAQVKLGKGWVPVEKHSKQYCWHSSVVNYEAGIALVLKHHADPGLLEISPVPLSEILEQTLELIGTNINANPYGLGSKKHPVHLLVPHGAFEIKNPPALKQNDILSWFESCTEGKVEGIVWHCHDGCLIKLHRHHLGLPWPLAETYLNSQPVVISFNRMKYDCDFEPKSLFHHFSKLDGQRFDRLKDIKFDA